DNA sequence from the Nitrospirota bacterium genome:
AGAGCAGACACTGAGTTTTCGAGGACCTCCCCTCCGTTGCCCTGGAAATATTCGAGTACATTGCACACCAGACCTTCATATTGTTTGCCCTGCCAGATGAATCCATACATGCCGGTTTCTTTCTCAGTAATTCGTTTTGAAATATCAACAAGATCCTGCCATGTTTCCGGAGGTGATAACTTGTATTTCTCAAGGATATCCTTCCTATAATAGAGCAGGCCTGCATCTATATACCACGGAACTGCATAGAATCCTCCCTCGAACGAAACTGACTGTATCGGGCCTGGAAAGTACTTTTCCCTTTCATCCCCGGGCAGGAGGTTACTTATATCTTTAAGCCATCCGGCCCGCGCAAATTCAGGCACCCATATGACATCCATACTGAGGACATCAAATTCGGAACTCCCTCCTTCAAGGTTAATAACATAAAACTGATGTTGTTCGTCTGTTGACGCAGGCAGGGTCTCATCTTTTACCTTGATGCCGGGATTCCTGTTTTCAAATTCTTTGATTATTTCACGGAAAAGTCCGGCGTCACCGGCTGTCTTGCCATGCTTGAATACGAGGACAACAGACCTGTCCGAATCATTCCCACTCCTGGTACAACCGCAGGCATTGCAAAGCAATATGAAGAGAATTGTAATAGAAGCTATTGTTCTAAAAACCACCGAATAAAACCTTTTACCTCGCCCTGGGTTTTCAAATAATACTCTGCCTCGGTATTTTTCCCTATGCTTATACTGATACCCTTGTCCTTTATAGCCCTGTAAGCATCCTCATCAGTGGTGTCATCACCAATATAAAGGGGTATACCCTCTTGCCCCATATTTTCCATTATCCATGAAACTGCATTTCCTTTGTTCCATGTATTGCCCGGTCTAATTTCAATGACCTTTTTACCATGAGTGATCCTGAAAGCACCTTCATAATTCTTTGCTGTCTTCCTGAAAATGGAAAGCAGCTCCCAGAGATACTTCGGGTTTACCAATCTGAAATGGATACTTGCAGTAATCCCCTTATTCTCTATTACCACACCTTCAAGATGAGATAAGGCAGAACCCAGCCTTTCCAGGAAATCTTTTAGTAAATCAGGATCTGCAGAAGACTCCTGATTTACTACCGTCCTGCTCCCATCAAAAATCTCCGCCCCATGATTGCCCGCATAGATTATGCCTTCCACCCCTACTCTTCTTTTTAGGTCTTCAAGCTTTCTGCCGCTTACTATGGCTACAGGAACGGTCATCCTCAACCTTGACAATAGAGGTGGTATGTCGTCAGAAAGCCTTGCCTTATCCGGTGATTCAACTATAGGTGTGAGCGTCCCATCGTAATCTATAAAAACAAATATGTTCTTTCCGGCCATACGAGCTTTTAACTCATCCGCATAATCAAATATATAGTGAAACTTTTCGTCCCTGGATAATGAAATCTCTGCTGTCTCCTTCAGGAAATCTGATATCCATTGGTATATGTCATGTGTCTTTACGTGTCTTCGCATCGAGTTCATTCTTGTCATTTTCTCCTCAAGACTCATATCCAGTATCGTTTTTATTCTTTCAGAGAAATCTTCTATATCATAAGGATTGACAAGTAATGCACCTTCCAGCTCTTCCGCTGCTCCTGCAAATTCGCTCAGGATAAGCATGCCCTTTTCATCAACCTGAGAGGCAACATACTCTTTTGCCACAAGGTTCATCCCGTCGTACACCGAACTTATTATGGCTACATCAGACATCCTGTAAAGGGCCGCAAGCTCTTTATGATCTACCTTATTGTCAATATAGATAATTGGTTTCCATTTACCCTTTGAATATTTTTTATTAATCCACGATATAGACTCTTCAACACTTTTTTTATAACTTATATATGGCTCACTCATCCTCGTTGGCACTGCTATCTGGATAAATGTAAATTTTTCTCTGAACCTTTCATATGTCTCAAAGAAATGTTCAATAGCCTGAAATCTTTTCAGCAGGGCCTTTGTGTACTCAAGCCTGTCAACACCAATTCCAATGAGCATCTTTTCGATGCCGTGAACTGATTTGAATTTCTTTATCAAGCGGATAGCCTTTTGGGCAGTAGCCATTGAGTTGAACTTATCATAGTCAATACTTATGGGAAATGCCTTTAATCTTGTGGTATGACCTCTGTAAGTGACAGAGGCATTATCGTAATCTACATCAGCTTTAAGACATTCACGCACACAATCCATGAAATTCTTCACAAAGAGCGGGATCTGAAAACCTATCAAGTCATTACAAAGTAACCCTTCAAGGATATCTTGCGCCTGAGGACAGACCCTGTAAACGCCCCAGTTTGGCCAGGGGATATGCCAGAAATGGGCCAGGGTAAGGTCTCCCCTTTTTTGTTTGAGGATGGCAGGAAGGAGACAAAGGTGATAATCATGTATCCATACAACTCCGCCTTCATCAACCTCTTCGAGAACGGCATCGGCAAAAGCCTGATTCGCAATCCTGTAATCCTTCCAGAAACATTCCCTGAAGTGGATCCTGTCAAGGGTGATATGCGTCAGGGGCCACAGCACCTGGTTTGAATATCCATGATAGTAGTTTTCTATGACATGATGCTCAAGCCAGACCCTTTTTAACTTGTAGGATGGATTATCCGGCGGCACCATGATGCAGTCCTTCTCATCAACAACTTCCCTGTCATAATTGCCAGTGCCAAGGGCTACCCATGTTCCGCCTGTAGCTTTTAGAATGTCATCCA
Encoded proteins:
- a CDS encoding bifunctional alpha,alpha-trehalose-phosphate synthase (UDP-forming)/trehalose-phosphatase; the encoded protein is MNMLNNIIEENFPDKTLVIVSNREPYIHKKRGDTVRVETPAGGLTSAMDDILKATGGTWVALGTGNYDREVVDEKDCIMVPPDNPSYKLKRVWLEHHVIENYYHGYSNQVLWPLTHITLDRIHFRECFWKDYRIANQAFADAVLEEVDEGGVVWIHDYHLCLLPAILKQKRGDLTLAHFWHIPWPNWGVYRVCPQAQDILEGLLCNDLIGFQIPLFVKNFMDCVRECLKADVDYDNASVTYRGHTTRLKAFPISIDYDKFNSMATAQKAIRLIKKFKSVHGIEKMLIGIGVDRLEYTKALLKRFQAIEHFFETYERFREKFTFIQIAVPTRMSEPYISYKKSVEESISWINKKYSKGKWKPIIYIDNKVDHKELAALYRMSDVAIISSVYDGMNLVAKEYVASQVDEKGMLILSEFAGAAEELEGALLVNPYDIEDFSERIKTILDMSLEEKMTRMNSMRRHVKTHDIYQWISDFLKETAEISLSRDEKFHYIFDYADELKARMAGKNIFVFIDYDGTLTPIVESPDKARLSDDIPPLLSRLRMTVPVAIVSGRKLEDLKRRVGVEGIIYAGNHGAEIFDGSRTVVNQESSADPDLLKDFLERLGSALSHLEGVVIENKGITASIHFRLVNPKYLWELLSIFRKTAKNYEGAFRITHGKKVIEIRPGNTWNKGNAVSWIMENMGQEGIPLYIGDDTTDEDAYRAIKDKGISISIGKNTEAEYYLKTQGEVKGFIRWFLEQ
- a CDS encoding ABC transporter substrate-binding protein — encoded protein: MVFRTIASITILFILLCNACGCTRSGNDSDRSVVLVFKHGKTAGDAGLFREIIKEFENRNPGIKVKDETLPASTDEQHQFYVINLEGGSSEFDVLSMDVIWVPEFARAGWLKDISNLLPGDEREKYFPGPIQSVSFEGGFYAVPWYIDAGLLYYRKDILEKYKLSPPETWQDLVDISKRITEKETGMYGFIWQGKQYEGLVCNVLEYFQGNGGEVLENSVSALGGWQLGINRYSKNPEAAEKLINYLTSTEIQKRLALTIGYKPTRKQLYKDRDLIREQPFITSLYAVFMAAVPRPVTPYYMMISQIMQPEFSAAVSGIKKPEDALRSAHEQIEYILQVEK